The candidate division KSB1 bacterium region GACAGTGCCAACATTTTTAGCATTCATATTTCTGGCATTAGGCTGGTTATATTTTGATCTCAGAGAAGTCGATCCGAGAAGATTTTTTCCCATCGGAATTATGGTCATTTTTATGACATTCACCATGCTTCCCTGGCTGATCAGAAACTATTGTGTATTTAACCAGCCATTTGTCCTTTCAACCAATAGCGGATACAATTTCTGGATGGGAAATAATACCTGGGCCACCCCGACAACGGGAAACAGCATTCGGTATCCTGATTACTTAGCTAAGGAACTAACTCAGGCAAAATCTGAAGTGGAACAGGAAAAAATATTTTATCAGGATGCGCTTCAATATATCAAAAAAAATCCTGGCAAATTCATTTTGCTAACATTTAAAAAAGCAGTGAACCTATGGCAGCTTTATCCCACGCCGACCACGGGCTATAAAATGATGGATAGGCTATCGAAGCTGATGAGCGTTCTCAGTTATGGTCCTATTTTATTATTTGCAATTTTCGGCTTGATAATTTCCTGGCGGGACAGAAAAGAGTACACCTTGCTCTTTGTTTTATTATTTGTCTCCTTTACCATCAGCTATGCTTTTTTTATCACCAAAACCCGCTTTCGTCTGCCGCTGGATCCGTATTTGATCATGCTGGCCAGCTTTGCAATTGCAGAGCTTGGGAGAAAGAAAAAAAATATAAAATTATCTTTGCAAAGGAGCTTTTCCAGGGAGACTGTAAGAAATCATTTAGAACATCGCCAGTAATTCCCAAGTCATAACCCATGCGATTAGCTTTTAAAATTTTATAAAAAACATTCTATCGCAGCCGGAGGGGATTCCCATTTTCTGCTATGTTTCGAGCAATCTTAAGAACATTACGCCCCCACCAGTGGACCAAAAACTTCCTGCTGTTCGCAGGTCTAATTTTTTCGCATCGTCTATTTTCGTTGGTATTATTCACAAGGACCTTGGCTGCATTCGGAATCTTTTGTTTGATCAGCGGGGCAATTTATATCATCAATGATCTGATCGATCTGAAAAAAGATCAGCAACATCCATTGAAGCGATTACGGCCGATTGCATCGGGCAAAATATCACCGCGCACAGCCAAACGATTGGCCGGCGTATTGCTAGTGATCAGCCTGCTATTGGCCTATCGGTTGGACAGAAGCTTCTGGCTGGTCTGCGCTGGCTATGCCGGGTTGATGATCGGCTATTCGATTTATTTAAAGCAGATCGCCATCCTGGATGTGATCATCATTGCCATTGGGTTTGTGCTGCGAGCCGTGGCCGGGGCCGTCGTGATTGCGGTGAGCATTTCGCCGTGGCTGCTGGTGTGCACCCTATTTCTGTCGCTGTTTCTGGTACTATCCAAGCGCCGGCATGAGCTGGTACTATTGGGCAAAGAGGCTAACCATCACCGGCAGAGCCTCTCGCAATACAGCCCGTATCTGCTGGATCAGATGATCTCCGTGGTGACCGGCTCAACGTTGATCGCTTATGCGCTCTATACCCTGGCGCCGCGCACCACGGCGCTGGTCGGGTCCAGCTATTTGATTGTAACGATTCCGTTCGTCATTTTTGGGATTTTTCGTTATCTCTACTTGGTGTACGAAGGCAGCCAGGGCGGCAATCCGGAGATCGCGATTTTTTCAGACCAGCTGTTGGTGGTCGATGTGGTGTTGTGGGTTGTAGTGGTGGTAGTGATTCTGTATTTGTTTTAAGGCAAATTGGCAATTGGGTAATCAGGTGATGAGGTAAGGAGGCAATTAAGTAACTGGGTAATTGGGTGATTGGGGAATTAGGTAATTTCGTCATTAGTTAAATAGGATACTGTGGTAAAAGCGAAATCAGGTAATTTGAGTCTGAGCATTGAAAGCTGAAAGCGAAAAGCCAAAAGCGAAGAGCGAATGGCCAAAAGCGAAACATTGAAGGAAAATCTTATCTATGACAAAAACCAAAGTCGCTGTTTTAAAAACCTCACCATCAACCATTTTAGATGATTATCAAAAATTATTCCATTTGGCGGAGTATCAAAAATTTATTTCCAGAGAAAACGATACGCTGATTAAGCTTAATTTGTCTTGGACCAAATATTTTCCAGCCTGTTCCTCGCAACCATGGCAGGTCGAGGGCGTGATCAAAACCCTATTAGCAGATGGATTTCAGAAGCAAAAACTTTTGCCAGTTGAAAATAAGACTGTAGTAACCAATCCCCATAAGGGCGTGCGCAACAATCGCTGGCTGCCAGTGCTGGAAAAATACGGCCTTTCGTTCACTGCATTGCCCGAGGTCGAGTGGATGGTCTATCAGTTTAAGACGAAACTCCTGCGACTTAACCAGATCTTCCCTGAGGGCATCGAAATTCCCAAGATGTATGTGGGCAAAAACGTGATCCATCTGCCAACTGTAAAGACCCACGGTCATTCCATCACCACTGGGGCGATTAAAAATGCGTTCGGTGGATTATTGAAGGAGGTGCGTCATTATGCTCATAAATACATCCACGAGGTGCTAGTCGATCTGGTGATGATGCAAAAGGAGCTGCACCCTGGCATTTTTGCGGTGATGGATGGTACGGTTGCTGGGGATGGCGCCGGTCCGAGAACGATGAACCCGAAAATTAAAAATTATCTGCTTGCCAGTGCTGATTCAGTTGCCATTGACGCGATAGCTGCGAAAATGATGGGCTTTGATCCACTTAAAATTCCGTACCTAAAGATCTGCCACGACATGAAGCTGGGCGTCGCCGATCCGCGCGAGATTGAGATAATTGGGGAGGATATCTCTCATATAAATTTCGGTTTTCATACCAAAAGGAGCTTTGTAATCTGGGGCGATCAGATGCTTCGGTTGGGACCATTGCGTTTTCTGGAGAAGATCGCGCTGCACTCGCCATTGGTGGTCTGGGCGCCGTTGGCATCCAATATCTATCATGATTGGCTCTGGTATCCCTTGATCGGCCGAAATCGCATTCGCAAATTCATGAACACAGAGTGGGGAAAATTGTTTTCGAAATATTAGAGCAATAACAAAGTTCAGTGATTTGATTATCTATTGCCCGCAGAACGAATATTGTGCTGAGCCGAAAAGAAATTCTGGGCTTCAGCTTAAATTCTCTTTAAATTTGATTCAGTCGGTTCTTCTGAAGGGATACTTTCGTCAGCCATTCAGAAGATTTGTGTTTCAGCCCAGATTCTCTCTAATTACTTGATTCGGTCCCTTCTTCAGAACGGACACTTTCATAAGCTAGTGGGAAGTTTTGGGCTTTAGCCCATTCTATTAATCATTTTGCCATTGATTTATATCACAACCAAATTGCAATGACCAAATGCCGATCAAAAATACTGCTTGTTTGCC contains the following coding sequences:
- a CDS encoding DUF362 domain-containing protein; amino-acid sequence: MTKTKVAVLKTSPSTILDDYQKLFHLAEYQKFISRENDTLIKLNLSWTKYFPACSSQPWQVEGVIKTLLADGFQKQKLLPVENKTVVTNPHKGVRNNRWLPVLEKYGLSFTALPEVEWMVYQFKTKLLRLNQIFPEGIEIPKMYVGKNVIHLPTVKTHGHSITTGAIKNAFGGLLKEVRHYAHKYIHEVLVDLVMMQKELHPGIFAVMDGTVAGDGAGPRTMNPKIKNYLLASADSVAIDAIAAKMMGFDPLKIPYLKICHDMKLGVADPREIEIIGEDISHINFGFHTKRSFVIWGDQMLRLGPLRFLEKIALHSPLVVWAPLASNIYHDWLWYPLIGRNRIRKFMNTEWGKLFSKY
- a CDS encoding glycosyltransferase family 39 protein, coding for MLENRRWLIVIFIFALIIRIFFILFWLQERLYWDDEFAYDRLATQLIEKHCYQNEEGKPTAFRPPAYPLFLALNYLLWGRHFWAARMFQAFIDCLTLVLVYLIAKRIFNPKTAVLSASIYSFYPLLIYTASTFFPTTLSIFLLALFIYLLVSTRQQRSFWKLMFIGIIAGLSVLTVPTFLAFIFLALGWLYFDLREVDPRRFFPIGIMVIFMTFTMLPWLIRNYCVFNQPFVLSTNSGYNFWMGNNTWATPTTGNSIRYPDYLAKELTQAKSEVEQEKIFYQDALQYIKKNPGKFILLTFKKAVNLWQLYPTPTTGYKMMDRLSKLMSVLSYGPILLFAIFGLIISWRDRKEYTLLFVLLFVSFTISYAFFITKTRFRLPLDPYLIMLASFAIAELGRKKKNIKLSLQRSFSRETVRNHLEHRQ
- a CDS encoding decaprenyl-phosphate phosphoribosyltransferase → MFRAILRTLRPHQWTKNFLLFAGLIFSHRLFSLVLFTRTLAAFGIFCLISGAIYIINDLIDLKKDQQHPLKRLRPIASGKISPRTAKRLAGVLLVISLLLAYRLDRSFWLVCAGYAGLMIGYSIYLKQIAILDVIIIAIGFVLRAVAGAVVIAVSISPWLLVCTLFLSLFLVLSKRRHELVLLGKEANHHRQSLSQYSPYLLDQMISVVTGSTLIAYALYTLAPRTTALVGSSYLIVTIPFVIFGIFRYLYLVYEGSQGGNPEIAIFSDQLLVVDVVLWVVVVVVILYLF